The following are encoded together in the Oncorhynchus masou masou isolate Uvic2021 chromosome 5, UVic_Omas_1.1, whole genome shotgun sequence genome:
- the LOC135535217 gene encoding GTPase IMAP family member 7-like isoform X1: MSSDETSRNSDRSMCQPITFNRTSVKWSQQVETEYSLYTVASADSQIDLYGSGLHINQSPTVENSLPALGQMQDSRIVHGTRLDCTICVQHSDEAVKFCQDCKATFCENHVRDHYQAPGLMKHTLVEATEGRKTIPNVDNHVHETYVETEQTATQVCSWKTSFFISLLGILILVLALVGLVCYTRFCVTVHGSEVGFQQRIVLLGKSGSEKRASANTILGREAFRVEASPSYGPQCEEQDAVVGRNNITMINTPDVLPSEEVAGKVAQCINISTPHVFLLVIRLCNWCTEEEKKTVKWMNENFAEEALKYTMVLFTGGDQLEGKPVEEYLKDNSDSLKLLSMCGGRHHVFNNKEKDDLTQVTELLEKIDGLLNENRGYYHVTNILTRREEEIRRREEALRKILEQEVRKRDAAIETIREEEEKKRDAAIATIREEEEKRRETEERKVCEGEDEGRKVIDNLALKVSGSKMYVGVTVITMIILIVL; this comes from the exons GAGCCAGCAGGTGGAGACAGAGTACTCACTGTATACAGTCGCCTCagcagacagtcagattgatttATATGGATCTGGTCTTCATATAAATCAGAG CCCTACGGTTGAGAACTCTCTGCCTGCTTTAGGCCAGATGCAGGACAGCAGAATAGTACATGGTACCAGACTGGACTGTACCATATGTGTGCAGCACAGTGACGAAGCTGTGAAGTTCTGCCAGGACTGCAAGGCTACTTTCTGTGAGAACCATGTTCGAGACCACTACCAGGCCCCAGGACTGATGAAACACACATTggtggaggccacagaaggaagGAAAACCATTCCAAATGTAGACAATCACGTCCATGAAACATATGTTGAAACAGAACAAACTGCGACTCAG GTCTGCTCATGGAAAACATCCTTCTTCATCAGTCTTCTGGGGATTCTCATACTGGTACTTGCCCTGGTAGGACTTGTATGTTATACACGATTCTGTGTCACTGTACACG GGTCTGAGGTGGGATTTCAGCAACGGATTGTTCTGCTGGGGAAGTCTGGATCAGAGAAGAGAGCATCAGCAAACACCATCCTGGGAAGAGAGGCCTTTAGAGTGGAGGCTTCGCCTTCGTATGGGCCACAGTGTGAGGAACAAGATGCTGTTGTGGGCCGAAATAACATAACTATGATTAACACCCCAGATGTGTTGCCATCTGAGGAAGTTGCAGGTAAAGTAGCTCAATGCATCAACATCTCAACACCTCACGTGTTCCTGCTGGTGATCAGGTTGTGCAACTGGTGCACAGAAGAGGAAAAGAAAACTGTCAAATGGATGAATGAGAACTTTGCGGAGGAGGCCCTTAAATATACCATGGTGCTGTTCACTGGTGGAGACCAGCTAGAAGGGAAACCAGTGGAGGAGTATCTAAAGGACAACAGTGATTCCCTAAAGCTTCTCAGTATGTGTGGTGGTAGACATCACGTCTTCAATAACAAAGAAAAGGATGACCTCACTCAGGTCACAGAGCTGCTGGAGAAGATAGACGGATTATTGAATGAGAATAGGGGATACTATCATGTGACAAACATCTTGAcccggagggaagaggagatcaggaggagggaggaggctcTGAGAAAGATACTGGAACAGGAGGTTAGAAAGAGGGATGCAGCCATAGAAAcgataagagaggaggaggagaaaaagagggatgcAGCCATAGCAAcgataagagaggaggaggagaaaaggagggagactgaagagagaaaaGTCTGTGAGGGGGAAGATGAAGGGAGGAAGGTCATTGATAATCTGGCATTGAAAGTCTCAGGCTCAAAAATGTATGTAGGAGTAACAGTGATCACAATGATCATACTGATTGTCCTTTAA
- the LOC135535217 gene encoding GTPase IMAP family member 7-like isoform X2: MQDSRIVHGTRLDCTICVQHSDEAVKFCQDCKATFCENHVRDHYQAPGLMKHTLVEATEGRKTIPNVDNHVHETYVETEQTATQVCSWKTSFFISLLGILILVLALVGLVCYTRFCVTVHGSEVGFQQRIVLLGKSGSEKRASANTILGREAFRVEASPSYGPQCEEQDAVVGRNNITMINTPDVLPSEEVAGKVAQCINISTPHVFLLVIRLCNWCTEEEKKTVKWMNENFAEEALKYTMVLFTGGDQLEGKPVEEYLKDNSDSLKLLSMCGGRHHVFNNKEKDDLTQVTELLEKIDGLLNENRGYYHVTNILTRREEEIRRREEALRKILEQEVRKRDAAIETIREEEEKKRDAAIATIREEEEKRRETEERKVCEGEDEGRKVIDNLALKVSGSKMYVGVTVITMIILIVL; encoded by the exons ATGCAGGACAGCAGAATAGTACATGGTACCAGACTGGACTGTACCATATGTGTGCAGCACAGTGACGAAGCTGTGAAGTTCTGCCAGGACTGCAAGGCTACTTTCTGTGAGAACCATGTTCGAGACCACTACCAGGCCCCAGGACTGATGAAACACACATTggtggaggccacagaaggaagGAAAACCATTCCAAATGTAGACAATCACGTCCATGAAACATATGTTGAAACAGAACAAACTGCGACTCAG GTCTGCTCATGGAAAACATCCTTCTTCATCAGTCTTCTGGGGATTCTCATACTGGTACTTGCCCTGGTAGGACTTGTATGTTATACACGATTCTGTGTCACTGTACACG GGTCTGAGGTGGGATTTCAGCAACGGATTGTTCTGCTGGGGAAGTCTGGATCAGAGAAGAGAGCATCAGCAAACACCATCCTGGGAAGAGAGGCCTTTAGAGTGGAGGCTTCGCCTTCGTATGGGCCACAGTGTGAGGAACAAGATGCTGTTGTGGGCCGAAATAACATAACTATGATTAACACCCCAGATGTGTTGCCATCTGAGGAAGTTGCAGGTAAAGTAGCTCAATGCATCAACATCTCAACACCTCACGTGTTCCTGCTGGTGATCAGGTTGTGCAACTGGTGCACAGAAGAGGAAAAGAAAACTGTCAAATGGATGAATGAGAACTTTGCGGAGGAGGCCCTTAAATATACCATGGTGCTGTTCACTGGTGGAGACCAGCTAGAAGGGAAACCAGTGGAGGAGTATCTAAAGGACAACAGTGATTCCCTAAAGCTTCTCAGTATGTGTGGTGGTAGACATCACGTCTTCAATAACAAAGAAAAGGATGACCTCACTCAGGTCACAGAGCTGCTGGAGAAGATAGACGGATTATTGAATGAGAATAGGGGATACTATCATGTGACAAACATCTTGAcccggagggaagaggagatcaggaggagggaggaggctcTGAGAAAGATACTGGAACAGGAGGTTAGAAAGAGGGATGCAGCCATAGAAAcgataagagaggaggaggagaaaaagagggatgcAGCCATAGCAAcgataagagaggaggaggagaaaaggagggagactgaagagagaaaaGTCTGTGAGGGGGAAGATGAAGGGAGGAAGGTCATTGATAATCTGGCATTGAAAGTCTCAGGCTCAAAAATGTATGTAGGAGTAACAGTGATCACAATGATCATACTGATTGTCCTTTAA